A genomic window from Microbaculum marinisediminis includes:
- a CDS encoding ABC transporter permease — MTAITLFGVAVIVFVVIRVAPGDPIAMMLPPGASDEDIARLRALYGLDKSIVEQFFIWLGNVLHGDFGTSISIRQPVARIVLNRLPATLELSFLAMTFAIVFGGFLAFTATRYRESPLETGIDLINGIALSVPDFLWGLALILLLGVAWPVFEISGRVSPSLDLPFATQFYLIESIVRLRLDITLDLIDHMFMPALALALPLAAVIAQLLKVSLKETMNQDYVMLARTKGFTEGHVITHEAFRNALLPTLTLTGVQLTFLIGGTVIIERLFSYEGLGNLAIDAVINRDLPLIQGIVLLFAVIFVGINLAVDLLYTLLNPRLRHG; from the coding sequence ATGACGGCGATCACCCTGTTCGGGGTCGCTGTCATCGTCTTCGTCGTCATCCGCGTCGCCCCCGGCGATCCCATCGCCATGATGCTGCCGCCCGGCGCCAGCGATGAGGACATTGCCCGGCTCAGAGCGCTCTACGGTCTCGACAAATCCATCGTCGAGCAGTTCTTCATCTGGCTCGGCAACGTGCTGCACGGCGACTTCGGCACGTCGATCTCGATCCGCCAGCCCGTCGCCAGGATCGTTCTGAACCGCCTTCCCGCGACGCTGGAGCTGAGCTTCCTGGCGATGACGTTCGCCATCGTGTTCGGCGGCTTCCTGGCATTCACCGCCACCCGGTATCGCGAAAGCCCGCTCGAGACGGGGATCGACCTCATCAACGGCATAGCCCTGTCGGTGCCGGATTTCCTGTGGGGCCTGGCGCTGATCCTGCTGCTTGGCGTAGCCTGGCCGGTCTTCGAGATCTCCGGCCGCGTGTCGCCCTCGCTCGACCTGCCCTTCGCCACCCAGTTCTATCTGATCGAGAGCATCGTCCGGCTGCGGCTCGACATCACGCTCGACCTCATCGATCACATGTTCATGCCGGCCCTCGCGCTGGCGCTGCCGCTGGCGGCCGTCATCGCCCAGCTTCTCAAGGTCTCGCTCAAGGAGACCATGAACCAGGACTACGTGATGCTGGCGCGCACGAAGGGCTTCACCGAGGGCCACGTCATCACCCACGAGGCGTTCCGCAACGCGCTGCTGCCGACGCTGACGCTGACCGGCGTCCAGCTCACCTTCCTGATCGGCGGCACCGTCATCATCGAGCGCCTGTTCTCCTACGAAGGGCTCGGCAATCTCGCCATCGACGCGGTCATCAACCGCGACCTGCCGCTGATCCAGGGCATCGTGCTGCTGTTCGCCGTCATCTTCGTCGGTATCAATCTCGCGGTGGACCTGCTCTACACCCTGCTCAATCCGAGGCTGCGTCATGGCTGA